The genome window GGCAAGGTCGAGCTGCTCGGCCTGCAGGACGAAAAAATCTGGATCGAGCTGTCCAACCTCAAGCTGGCCACCCTCGGTTTGCCTTTGGCAGCGGTGCAACAAGCGTTGCAAGAGCAGAACGCGGTCTCCACTGCGGGCTTCTTCGAAACCCCGAGTGAACGTGTGCAACTGCGTGTATCGGGCAACTTCAAGAGCGTGGAAGAGATCCGCAATTTCCCGATTCGCGTGGGTGACCGCACCTTCCGCATCGGCGATGTGGCCGACATCCACCGGGGTTTCAACGACCCACCGGCACCACGCATGCGCTACATGGGCGCAGACGCGATTGGCCTGGCCGTGGCGATGCGCGACGGCGGAGACATCCTGGTATTGGGTAAAGCCCTGGAAGGTGAATTCGCACGCCTGCAGAAGAACCTCCCTGCGGGTATGGAGTTGCGCAAGGTGTCGGACCAACCGGCGGCGGTGAAAACCAGCGTCGGCGAATTCGTGCAGGTACTGGCCGAGGCGCTGGCCATCGTGTTGCTGGTGAGTTTCTTCTCTCTCGGCGTGCGCACCGGCATGGTGGTGGCCCTGGCGATTCCGCTGGTGCTGGCGATGACGTTTGCCACCATGTATTACCTCGGCATCGGCCTGCACAAGATTTCCCTGGGCGCACTGGTGTTGGCGTTGGGCCTGCTGGTGGACGACGCGATCATCGCCGTGGAGATGATGGCGATCAAAATGGAGCAGGGCTACGACCGGCTCAAGGCCGCCAGCTTTGCCTGGACCAGCACCGCGTTCCCGATGCTCACCGGTACGTTGATCACCGCCGCCGGCTTCCTGCCGATTGCCACCGCGCAGTCGAGCACCGGCGAATACACCCGTTCGATCTTCCAGGTGGTGACCATTGCGCTGCTCGCCTCGTGGGTTGCCGCTGTGGTGTTTGTGCCCTACCTGGGGGAAAAGCTCCTGCCGGACCTGGCGAAAATTCACGCAGCCAAACATGGCACCGATGGTCCTGATCCCTACGGCACACCGTTCTACCAGCGCGTAAGACGTTTGGTGGAGTGGTGCGTGCGTCGCCGCAAAACCGTGATCGTCCTGACCCTGTTGCTGTTTATCGGCTCGGTCGCGCTGTTCCGTTTTGTGCCACAGCAGTTCTTCCCGGCCTCCGGTCGCCTGGAATTGATGGTCGACCTGAAACTGGCCGAAGGCGCCTCGCTGAGCAACACCGCTGACCAGGTCAAACGCTTGGAAAAGCTGCTCAAGGATCACGCTGGCATCGACAACTACGTGGCCTATGTCGGTACTGGATCGCCGCGTTTCTACCTGCCGCTGGATCAACAACTGCCGGCCGCCAGTTTTGCCCAGTTCGTGGTGCTGGCCAAAACCATCGAAGAGCGCGAAAGCCTGCGCACCTGGCTGATCGAAACCCTCAACGAACAATTCCCCGACCTGCGTTCACGGGTTACCCGCCTGGAAAACGGCCCGCCCGTGGGTTACCCGGTGCAGTTCCGGGTGACCGGCGAACATATCGAAGAGGTCCGCGCGCTCGCCCGTAAAGTGGCGGCCAAGGTTCGTGAAAACCCTCACGTGGTCAACGTGCACCTGGACTGGGAAGAGCCGAGCAAGATCGTCTACCTCAATATCGACCAGGACCGCGCCCGTGCCCTTGGCGTGAGTACGGCCAACCTGTCGAAATTTCTGCAGAGTTCGTTGACCGGCTCCAGCGTCAGCCAATACCGCGAGGACAACGAGTTGATCGAAATCCTGCTGCGCGGCACCGTCCACGAACGCACCGAACTCTCGTTGCTGCCGAGCCTGGCTGTGCCGACGGACAACGGCAAAAGCGTCGCGCTGTCGCAGATCGCCACCCTCGAATACGGCTTCGAAGAAGGCATCATCTGGCACCGCAACCGCCTCCCGACGGTGACCGTACGCGCCGATATCTATGGCAAGGAACAGCCCGCGACATTGGTCCAGCAGATCCTGCCGACCCTGGAAGGCGTGCGTGCCGAACTGCCGGATGGCTACCTGCTCGACGTGGGCGGGACCGTGGAGGATTCCGCTCGAGGACAGAACTCGGTGAAAGCCGGGGTGCCGCTGTTTATCGTGGTCGTGCTGACCTTGTTGATGCTGCAGTTGCGCAGTTTCTCACGCACCGCGATGGTGTTTCTGACGGCACCGCTGGGCTTGATCGGGGTGACTTTGTTCCTGCTGGTATTCCGCCAGCCCTTCGGTTTCGTTGCCATGCTCGGCACCATCGCCCTGTCGGGGATGATCATGCGTAACTCGGTGATCCTGGTGGACCAGATCGAGCAGGACATCAAGGCCGGCCTGGCGCCATGGCAAGCAATCATTGAAGCCACCGTCCGGCGCTTCCGTCCGATTGTGCTGACAGCCCTCGCGGCGGTATTGGCGATGATCCCGTTGTCGCGCAGTGTGTTCTTCGGGCCAATGGCCGTGGCGATCATGGGCGGGTTGATTGTGGCGACTGCGTTGACGTTGCTGTTTTTGCCCGCACTTTACGCGGCCTGGTTCAGGGTCAGGAAGCCAGTGCATTAACGTATTGTCGGGCGTGTGTGTTATCGCCGCGCCCGATAACGACTGGATAAAGTGGGAAAAGCCTGAGATCCGATAACTGCTGTTAAAGCCTGAATATCTCCCACCGGTTTACTTAAAGGGCAGGTAGTTTCTTGTCGACAGTTTTTATAATTGACGTATTGGTGTCGGCCAGCGGGG of Pseudomonas azotoformans contains these proteins:
- a CDS encoding efflux RND transporter permease subunit, whose product is MGFNLSEWALRNRQIVLFLMILLAVVGTLSYSKLGQSEDPPFTFKAMVIKTNWPGATAQEVSRQVTERIEKKLMETGEYERIVSFSRPGESTVTFIARDSMHSVQIPELWYQVRKKISDIRQTLPPDIQGPFFNDEFGTTFGNIYALTGDGFDYAVLKDYADRIQIQLQRVADVGKVELLGLQDEKIWIELSNLKLATLGLPLAAVQQALQEQNAVSTAGFFETPSERVQLRVSGNFKSVEEIRNFPIRVGDRTFRIGDVADIHRGFNDPPAPRMRYMGADAIGLAVAMRDGGDILVLGKALEGEFARLQKNLPAGMELRKVSDQPAAVKTSVGEFVQVLAEALAIVLLVSFFSLGVRTGMVVALAIPLVLAMTFATMYYLGIGLHKISLGALVLALGLLVDDAIIAVEMMAIKMEQGYDRLKAASFAWTSTAFPMLTGTLITAAGFLPIATAQSSTGEYTRSIFQVVTIALLASWVAAVVFVPYLGEKLLPDLAKIHAAKHGTDGPDPYGTPFYQRVRRLVEWCVRRRKTVIVLTLLLFIGSVALFRFVPQQFFPASGRLELMVDLKLAEGASLSNTADQVKRLEKLLKDHAGIDNYVAYVGTGSPRFYLPLDQQLPAASFAQFVVLAKTIEERESLRTWLIETLNEQFPDLRSRVTRLENGPPVGYPVQFRVTGEHIEEVRALARKVAAKVRENPHVVNVHLDWEEPSKIVYLNIDQDRARALGVSTANLSKFLQSSLTGSSVSQYREDNELIEILLRGTVHERTELSLLPSLAVPTDNGKSVALSQIATLEYGFEEGIIWHRNRLPTVTVRADIYGKEQPATLVQQILPTLEGVRAELPDGYLLDVGGTVEDSARGQNSVKAGVPLFIVVVLTLLMLQLRSFSRTAMVFLTAPLGLIGVTLFLLVFRQPFGFVAMLGTIALSGMIMRNSVILVDQIEQDIKAGLAPWQAIIEATVRRFRPIVLTALAAVLAMIPLSRSVFFGPMAVAIMGGLIVATALTLLFLPALYAAWFRVRKPVH